A window of Marinobacter salarius contains these coding sequences:
- a CDS encoding cytochrome P460 family protein: MQLNTSLAAAIVILALSWAPGAAAEQQQSTSSDATASTNQSFSPFVDAKGNITRPQSFREDWVHIGSWFVVEDDQASGPGVHDVYADPSAVKAFQADGKWPDGAVLVKEIRGIEEGPKTTGHAQWAGDIGVWFVMVRDRHNRFPDNTAWGEGWGWALFTTDSPNTSTTDNWKGEGFNNCFGCHVPAKDTEWVFIEGYPTVRDAAKYDTQ; the protein is encoded by the coding sequence ATGCAACTAAACACTTCCCTTGCCGCCGCCATTGTTATCCTGGCGCTGAGTTGGGCACCAGGAGCGGCAGCGGAGCAGCAACAGAGCACATCCAGCGACGCCACGGCTTCAACAAATCAGTCGTTCTCGCCTTTCGTCGACGCCAAGGGCAACATTACCCGGCCACAATCCTTCCGTGAGGATTGGGTACACATCGGCAGTTGGTTTGTAGTCGAGGACGATCAGGCCAGTGGGCCCGGCGTTCACGACGTTTATGCCGATCCGTCAGCGGTCAAGGCGTTTCAAGCCGACGGCAAATGGCCCGATGGTGCAGTGCTGGTCAAGGAAATCAGGGGCATTGAAGAAGGCCCCAAAACCACTGGTCACGCCCAATGGGCGGGGGACATTGGTGTCTGGTTTGTGATGGTACGAGACCGTCACAACCGCTTCCCCGACAATACCGCCTGGGGTGAAGGCTGGGGATGGGCGTTGTTCACGACAGACAGCCCCAACACCAGCACCACCGACAACTGGAAAGGCGAAGGCTTCAATAATTGCTTCGGCTGCCACGTGCCGGCCAAGGATACCGAATGGGTATTCATCGAAGGCTATCCAACCGTAAGGGACGCAGCGAAGTACGACACTCAATAA
- a CDS encoding LysE family translocator, translated as MSLSLILPMSAFALAASISPGPVNLVCLSSGTRYPVSRGLIFVTGATLGFIALFVAVGLGLYSLLTMVPMLEALLRWAGVAFLLYLSIKLAMDSGQLPETGVDKAPGFGTGAIMQWLNPKAWLASASGIGAYTSANDLNQILLFASLYLPICWLSLACWVYAGAFLRRYVQRPVVLMAINRTLALLLAISCLYLVIG; from the coding sequence ATGAGCCTTTCCCTGATTCTGCCCATGTCCGCGTTCGCTCTGGCGGCGTCCATTTCCCCGGGCCCGGTCAACCTTGTGTGTCTGAGCAGTGGCACGCGTTATCCTGTTTCCCGGGGACTGATCTTCGTTACCGGGGCAACCCTGGGCTTCATCGCCCTGTTCGTCGCTGTGGGGCTGGGGCTCTACTCGCTGCTGACCATGGTGCCGATGTTGGAAGCGTTGTTGCGATGGGCGGGTGTCGCATTCCTGCTTTATCTGAGTATAAAGCTGGCCATGGACAGCGGTCAGTTACCGGAAACGGGTGTTGATAAGGCGCCGGGCTTCGGCACCGGGGCAATCATGCAGTGGCTGAACCCCAAAGCCTGGCTGGCTTCGGCGTCTGGCATCGGCGCCTATACCAGCGCCAACGACCTGAACCAGATCCTGCTGTTTGCGTCGCTCTACCTGCCCATCTGTTGGTTGTCCCTGGCATGTTGGGTGTATGCGGGGGCATTCCTGCGGCGATACGTGCAGCGGCCTGTGGTGCTGATGGCCATCAACCGGACCCTGGCTTTATTGCTTGCGATCAGTTGTCTGTATCTGGTGATCGGTTGA
- a CDS encoding Crp/Fnr family transcriptional regulator, with product MTPTADHGLATQTIVLASGEQLYHQGQWDNSVYIVESGHLKLEHVATSGTASIAAVLGAGEILGAGLGSTETATQTVSAKGATRVIRYTAEDFQTRIEAEPALAGQVIRMLARRQEITERRLYALMTLDVRGRVAVTLLDLVGQAGGHCVHGHEVDVPLTQQELAELIGASRPVVSAELNELRREGLLDYTRGHICVVDLARLSTFATRRLDEC from the coding sequence ATGACTCCAACCGCAGACCACGGGCTTGCCACCCAGACCATCGTACTGGCTTCCGGTGAGCAGCTTTATCACCAGGGGCAGTGGGATAACAGCGTATACATTGTCGAGTCCGGGCACCTTAAGCTTGAGCACGTTGCAACATCTGGCACCGCCAGTATTGCGGCCGTGCTCGGAGCCGGAGAAATACTTGGTGCGGGACTGGGGAGCACCGAAACCGCGACCCAGACCGTGTCTGCTAAAGGCGCTACCCGTGTTATTCGCTACACAGCTGAAGACTTCCAGACCCGGATTGAGGCTGAACCCGCGCTGGCAGGACAGGTGATCAGGATGCTTGCCCGGCGCCAGGAAATCACCGAGCGGCGCCTGTACGCCCTCATGACACTCGATGTGCGCGGTCGGGTTGCGGTGACACTGCTTGACCTTGTAGGCCAGGCTGGCGGCCATTGCGTCCACGGGCACGAGGTAGATGTGCCACTAACCCAGCAAGAACTGGCCGAATTGATCGGCGCCAGCCGGCCGGTGGTCAGCGCAGAACTCAATGAACTGCGTCGGGAAGGGCTGCTGGATTATACCCGTGGACACATTTGCGTGGTGGATCTCGCCAGGTTGTCGACGTTTGCCACTCGTCGACTTGATGAGTGTTAG
- a CDS encoding haloacid dehalogenase-like hydrolase, producing the protein MQCALIYDFDGTLAKGNCAEHGLMPALGLNEHSDFWPEVNRKNRERDGDEILTYLGELAKRARDEGKQDELKPENLQAYGKSIPLFPGVVDWFDAINRFASDQGIALSHYIVSSGLEEMIRGTPVAKHFKKIFGCRYHYDEATGHAKWPAVAIDYTTKTQYLFRINKGIENSWDNVTINEYIEPGDRPVPFDHMIYFGDGDTDIPAMKMVKAQGGCSLAVFDGDKWGDGKTQNKIEKLISEERANYVVRGDYTSGSQLDVTVRGILRLYKRKHG; encoded by the coding sequence ATGCAATGCGCTCTGATCTATGACTTCGACGGCACCCTCGCAAAAGGCAACTGCGCCGAACACGGCCTGATGCCGGCTTTGGGTTTGAACGAGCATTCCGACTTCTGGCCGGAAGTGAATCGCAAGAACCGTGAGCGGGACGGCGATGAGATACTCACCTACCTCGGCGAACTGGCCAAGCGCGCCCGCGATGAGGGCAAGCAGGATGAGCTGAAACCGGAGAATCTACAGGCCTACGGAAAGTCCATCCCCCTGTTCCCCGGGGTCGTGGACTGGTTTGACGCCATCAACCGCTTCGCCAGCGACCAGGGTATTGCCTTGAGCCATTACATTGTCTCCAGTGGGCTGGAAGAGATGATTCGCGGCACGCCGGTGGCGAAGCATTTCAAGAAGATCTTTGGGTGCCGCTATCACTATGATGAGGCCACCGGGCATGCGAAATGGCCCGCCGTGGCCATCGACTACACCACTAAAACCCAATACCTGTTCCGCATCAACAAGGGCATCGAGAACAGTTGGGACAACGTCACCATTAACGAATACATCGAACCCGGTGACCGCCCTGTGCCCTTCGACCACATGATCTACTTTGGCGATGGCGACACGGACATCCCGGCGATGAAAATGGTGAAGGCGCAGGGCGGGTGCAGTCTTGCGGTGTTCGACGGTGACAAATGGGGCGATGGCAAAACCCAGAATAAGATCGAAAAGCTTATCTCCGAAGAGCGGGCCAACTACGTGGTACGGGGTGATTACACATCCGGCAGTCAGTTGGATGTCACGGTTCGGGGAATACTCAGGCTGTATAAGCGGAAGCATGGCTGA
- a CDS encoding helix-turn-helix domain-containing protein, whose amino-acid sequence MTNSIETKPIFWRDARLPHVELRKVSDGRKVCYSPHSHTQWSIGAITEGESTYQYREDFFHVRTGDLVLMNPEWVHSCNPIENQPWAYLMLYVDTQWLTQLRYQAGLLPQATWQDISTATITDPIWYERYCRVAECLLNPQRDLLDKQTEVVEFLSGLMHELARRPIAAEPEASETLAALARHLDDHSTEEVSLDTLCDISGYSEGHLIRAFKQHFGLTPHAYLLNRRIQLGRLELANGTPIAEAALNAGFADQPHFQRTFKRLMAATPNQYRQPSTDHQIQTTDRKQ is encoded by the coding sequence ATGACCAACTCCATTGAGACCAAACCCATTTTCTGGCGCGACGCCCGCCTGCCCCATGTTGAATTACGCAAAGTCAGTGATGGGCGTAAAGTCTGCTATTCCCCCCATAGTCATACTCAGTGGTCCATTGGCGCCATTACCGAAGGTGAAAGCACCTACCAGTATCGGGAGGACTTTTTCCATGTCCGCACCGGTGACCTGGTACTGATGAATCCCGAGTGGGTTCATTCGTGCAATCCCATCGAAAACCAGCCCTGGGCTTACCTGATGCTGTACGTGGATACGCAGTGGCTGACCCAACTGCGATATCAGGCCGGATTATTGCCGCAAGCGACCTGGCAGGACATTTCCACCGCAACCATAACGGACCCCATCTGGTATGAACGGTATTGCCGCGTGGCGGAGTGCCTTCTGAATCCACAGCGGGATCTTCTCGATAAACAGACCGAAGTGGTCGAGTTTCTGTCAGGCCTGATGCATGAGTTGGCCCGCCGGCCAATCGCGGCGGAACCAGAGGCGTCGGAAACGCTGGCGGCATTAGCGCGTCATCTGGATGACCACTCCACAGAAGAGGTCTCCCTGGACACGCTCTGCGACATTTCCGGTTACAGTGAGGGCCATCTGATCAGGGCCTTCAAGCAGCATTTTGGCCTGACTCCCCACGCCTATTTGTTGAATCGCCGTATCCAACTAGGGCGCCTTGAGCTCGCCAACGGCACCCCAATCGCCGAGGCGGCACTGAACGCAGGCTTCGCCGACCAGCCTCACTTCCAGCGCACGTTCAAACGGCTGATGGCGGCAACGCCGAATCAGTACCGACAGCCCTCAACCGATCACCAGATACAGACAACTGATCGCAAGCAATAA
- a CDS encoding YnfA family protein, which yields MPELKTVGLFLVTALAEIVGCYLPYLWLREGKTIWLLIPGALSLAAFAWLLSLHPTAAGRVYAAYGGVYIFMAILWLWAVDGVRPTVWDLVGTAVALTGMAIIMFAPRGT from the coding sequence ATGCCAGAATTGAAAACTGTCGGCCTCTTTCTAGTGACCGCCCTGGCCGAGATCGTCGGCTGCTACCTGCCCTATCTGTGGCTGCGGGAAGGCAAGACCATCTGGTTGCTGATTCCTGGCGCCCTGAGCCTGGCCGCGTTCGCCTGGTTGTTATCGCTGCACCCGACGGCCGCTGGCCGGGTATACGCAGCCTATGGTGGTGTTTATATCTTTATGGCGATACTTTGGTTATGGGCCGTGGATGGCGTTCGGCCAACGGTCTGGGATCTGGTGGGGACGGCCGTGGCTTTAACGGGCATGGCCATCATTATGTTTGCGCCCAGGGGCACATGA
- a CDS encoding aspartate/glutamate racemase family protein, whose protein sequence is MKTIGLLGGMSWESTQTYYRLINEGIKSRLGGLHSAKLVLFSVDFAEIEALQHKGDWPATATMLANAALSLQNAGADFLMIGTNTMHKVAPEIEEAINIPLLHIADATASVLTQDNIQRVGLLGTRFTMEQAFYRERLEAAGIEVVTPDEPQRAEVHRIIYEELCQGEIQAASREAYLAVVNSLAEQGAQAVILGCTEIGLLIGQADTTVPLYDTTAIHATQAVEQALGDR, encoded by the coding sequence ATGAAAACCATTGGCCTTCTTGGCGGCATGAGCTGGGAATCCACCCAAACGTACTACCGGTTGATCAATGAGGGCATAAAATCACGCCTTGGGGGTTTGCACTCCGCCAAGCTCGTGCTTTTCAGCGTTGATTTTGCGGAGATTGAAGCACTCCAGCACAAAGGTGACTGGCCCGCCACGGCCACCATGCTCGCCAACGCCGCACTGTCACTTCAAAACGCGGGGGCGGATTTTCTGATGATCGGCACCAACACCATGCACAAAGTAGCGCCGGAAATTGAAGAGGCCATCAACATCCCCCTGCTTCACATCGCCGATGCCACGGCGAGCGTCCTGACACAGGACAATATCCAGCGCGTGGGGCTCCTGGGTACACGGTTTACCATGGAGCAGGCCTTCTACCGCGAACGCCTGGAAGCGGCTGGCATTGAGGTGGTAACTCCGGATGAACCCCAACGGGCGGAGGTTCATCGGATTATCTACGAAGAACTCTGCCAGGGAGAAATCCAGGCGGCTTCCCGGGAGGCCTATCTGGCCGTCGTCAACTCACTGGCCGAGCAAGGTGCGCAAGCTGTCATCCTGGGGTGCACGGAAATCGGCCTGCTGATCGGACAGGCGGACACCACCGTTCCGCTGTACGATACCACGGCGATTCACGCGACTCAGGCGGTGGAGCAGGCACTTGGTGACCGATGA
- a CDS encoding pirin family protein, translated as MSNVLESAEQVCDAITAPCSAIETILSPRITDLGGFSVRRLLPTAKRKMVGPWIFFDEMGPADFAAGHGINVRPHPHIGIATVTYLFEGEILHRDSVGSLQPIRPGDINLMVAGRGITHSERERAAITVEDHRLHGLQLWLALPEEHEETDPAFHHYPSDDIPSLDVHGVPVRVMIGNAYGVASPVRRFSDTLYLEATLTAGQSLELPDVQERAVYVAQGALTAHGAELPTHSMTVFSQQPGVSVTASEDTRIAVIGGEPVGRRFIEWNFVSSRKERIDQAREDWRAGRFDKVVGDEAEFIPY; from the coding sequence GTGAGTAATGTATTGGAGTCTGCAGAACAGGTTTGTGATGCCATAACTGCACCCTGCAGCGCGATTGAAACCATACTGAGCCCCCGTATAACAGACCTTGGGGGATTCTCCGTGCGTCGCCTGTTGCCAACCGCAAAACGGAAAATGGTTGGCCCCTGGATCTTCTTTGACGAAATGGGGCCGGCGGATTTTGCAGCGGGGCACGGTATCAACGTTCGTCCCCATCCACACATCGGTATTGCGACGGTGACTTACCTCTTCGAGGGTGAGATTTTGCACCGGGACTCTGTCGGTAGCCTCCAGCCTATCCGCCCGGGTGATATCAACCTGATGGTGGCTGGCCGTGGCATCACCCATTCTGAACGTGAACGCGCGGCGATCACGGTGGAAGATCATCGGCTCCACGGTCTTCAGCTCTGGCTGGCACTGCCGGAAGAGCACGAAGAAACCGACCCTGCTTTCCACCACTACCCAAGCGATGACATTCCCTCGTTAGACGTTCACGGTGTGCCTGTGCGAGTAATGATTGGCAATGCCTACGGGGTGGCTTCACCGGTACGCCGGTTCAGTGACACCCTCTACCTGGAAGCCACTCTCACGGCGGGCCAGAGCCTGGAATTGCCCGATGTGCAGGAACGCGCCGTTTACGTTGCCCAAGGTGCCCTGACCGCCCACGGCGCGGAACTTCCAACTCACAGCATGACGGTGTTTTCGCAGCAACCTGGCGTATCGGTGACCGCCAGTGAGGACACTCGTATTGCCGTGATCGGCGGAGAACCGGTTGGCCGGCGCTTTATCGAATGGAACTTTGTATCGTCCCGCAAGGAACGTATTGACCAGGCACGGGAGGACTGGCGGGCAGGGCGGTTTGATAAGGTGGTGGGGGACGAGGCGGAATTTATTCCATACTAG